One genomic window of Evansella cellulosilytica DSM 2522 includes the following:
- a CDS encoding HesB/YadR/YfhF family protein has translation MNIKVTDEAYKWFSEELGVTDGDHVQFFVRYGGCGDFQTGFSLGVSVKEPEEAAVSHVKNGVTFYIEKKDEWYFDDHDLLVQFDDTIDEIKYLHDSNN, from the coding sequence ATGAATATAAAAGTAACAGATGAGGCATATAAATGGTTTTCAGAGGAACTTGGTGTAACTGATGGTGACCATGTGCAATTTTTCGTTAGATATGGTGGATGCGGTGATTTTCAAACTGGTTTTTCATTAGGAGTATCAGTAAAAGAACCAGAGGAAGCGGCAGTATCACATGTGAAAAATGGAGTAACGTTTTATATCGAAAAAAAAGATGAATGGTATTTCGACGATCATGATTTATTAGTACAGTTTGACGATACAATTGATGAAATTAAATACTTACACGATTCCAATAACTAA
- a CDS encoding TIGR04053 family radical SAM/SPASM domain-containing protein: MKFKNNYDETPFIVIWEVTRACALKCLHCRAEAQYKSDPRELSRNEGKALIDDIASMDNPLFVFTGGDPLMRSDLFDLAKYAKEKGLSVSMTPSATPKVTRKAVARAKEVGLSRWAFSLDGSNAEIHDHFRGTKGSFDTTMKGISYLQELNIPIQINTTVSKYNLKDLEHIAELVRSMNTVLWSVFFLIPTGRGMEKDMISPEEHEHVMQWLFEMQQKMPYDIKATEAPHYRRVAAMERKRLGLSNVVGGKRLDALGRAPKGVNDGDGFAFISHIGDVYPSGFLPIHCGNVRNEKLSSIYKNSPVFKELRDKQKLKGKCGICEYKALCGGSRARAYAMTNDHLESDPTCTYIPSGS; the protein is encoded by the coding sequence ATGAAGTTTAAAAATAATTATGATGAAACACCTTTTATCGTTATTTGGGAAGTAACTCGAGCGTGTGCATTAAAGTGTCTTCACTGTAGAGCAGAAGCGCAATATAAATCTGACCCAAGAGAACTAAGCCGTAATGAAGGCAAAGCGCTTATTGATGATATTGCGTCGATGGATAATCCATTATTTGTGTTTACAGGTGGAGATCCACTGATGAGAAGTGATTTATTTGACCTTGCAAAATATGCAAAAGAAAAAGGATTATCTGTTTCAATGACACCGAGTGCTACTCCGAAAGTTACGAGGAAAGCTGTAGCGAGAGCGAAAGAAGTTGGATTATCCCGCTGGGCATTTAGTTTAGATGGTTCTAATGCGGAAATTCATGACCATTTCCGTGGTACTAAAGGCTCGTTTGACACGACTATGAAAGGAATTAGTTATTTACAAGAATTAAATATACCTATTCAAATTAATACGACGGTGTCAAAGTACAACTTAAAAGACTTAGAGCACATTGCAGAACTTGTTCGTTCAATGAATACTGTACTTTGGAGTGTATTTTTTCTTATCCCAACTGGTAGAGGAATGGAAAAAGATATGATTAGCCCAGAGGAGCATGAACATGTCATGCAATGGCTCTTTGAAATGCAACAAAAAATGCCATATGATATTAAAGCAACAGAAGCACCTCATTATCGAAGAGTTGCAGCAATGGAGAGAAAGCGTTTAGGTCTATCAAATGTAGTTGGAGGTAAAAGATTAGACGCGTTAGGGCGAGCTCCCAAAGGTGTAAATGACGGAGATGGCTTTGCTTTCATTAGTCATATTGGAGATGTTTATCCAAGTGGCTTCTTACCTATACATTGTGGAAATGTAAGGAATGAAAAGTTATCTTCGATATACAAAAATTCTCCGGTTTTTAAAGAGTTACGTGATAAACAAAAGCTAAAAGGAAAATGTGGCATTTGCGAATATAAAGCACTTTGCGGTGGATCGAGAGCAAGAGCATACGCAATGACGAATGATCACTTAGAAAGTGATCCGACCTGTACTTATATCCCTTCAGGGTCATAA
- the moaD gene encoding molybdopterin converting factor subunit 1, with protein MIRVLLFADLEEKAGEREITITNEQELTVLEIKDYLLEKYPKLSSIHSAMPAVNEEYADDSLRVKNNDTVAFIPPVSGG; from the coding sequence ATGATACGTGTGCTACTATTTGCAGATTTGGAAGAAAAAGCTGGAGAACGTGAAATTACAATTACTAATGAACAAGAACTAACTGTATTGGAGATAAAGGACTATTTACTAGAAAAATATCCAAAGCTATCGAGTATTCATTCAGCAATGCCAGCAGTTAATGAAGAGTATGCAGATGATTCTCTTCGCGTAAAGAATAATGATACTGTTGCTTTTATACCTCCTGTTAGTGGCGGCTAA
- a CDS encoding molybdenum cofactor biosynthesis protein MoaE, whose protein sequence is MKKNDLFQITDNEVNVQSVIEKVMDRNAGAINTFIGTVREMTKGKKTLYLKYDAYIPMAEKKLMQIGEEIQRDFPEAKVAITHRIGELKISDIAVVIAVSTPHRNDAYVASRYAIERIKEIVPIWKKEHWEDGEEWIGDQKEQKAYPLGKPEKEDLI, encoded by the coding sequence ATGAAAAAAAATGATCTTTTTCAAATAACGGATAATGAAGTGAATGTCCAAAGTGTAATCGAGAAAGTGATGGACAGAAATGCAGGAGCTATTAATACATTCATTGGAACAGTTCGTGAGATGACAAAAGGAAAAAAGACATTATATTTAAAGTATGATGCATACATTCCAATGGCTGAAAAGAAATTAATGCAAATTGGAGAAGAAATTCAAAGAGATTTTCCAGAAGCAAAGGTAGCGATTACTCATCGGATTGGAGAACTGAAAATTTCTGATATTGCTGTCGTTATTGCCGTATCTACTCCGCATCGTAATGATGCTTACGTTGCTAGTAGATATGCAATAGAGAGAATAAAAGAAATTGTACCAATTTGGAAGAAAGAGCATTGGGAAGATGGAGAAGAGTGGATTGGTGATCAAAAGGAACAGAAGGCTTATCCACTAGGTAAACCAGAAAAGGAGGATCTCATATGA
- the mobB gene encoding molybdopterin-guanine dinucleotide biosynthesis protein B → MNTEPIVFQVVGYSNSGKTTLIKKIISNLKNIGLDVATIKHHGHATDLQPIKEDKDSHIHRQAGAVGSFVVSDHQFQWDMSPQMTLDLEDVLHFYQRFSLDAIIVEGYKKKSYSKLLLLKSSEDRHLINECENIEIIVCWDEIESKLLKESLKMPVFHLNEEKNYLKWLVERLCRGETL, encoded by the coding sequence ATGAATACAGAACCAATTGTATTTCAAGTTGTCGGATATTCCAATAGTGGGAAGACCACGTTAATAAAAAAAATAATTTCTAATCTCAAAAATATTGGATTAGACGTAGCTACAATTAAGCACCATGGTCATGCAACAGACTTACAGCCTATAAAAGAAGACAAAGATAGTCATATTCATCGTCAAGCTGGTGCAGTGGGCTCATTTGTAGTTAGTGATCATCAATTTCAGTGGGACATGTCGCCACAAATGACGTTAGACCTTGAAGATGTGCTTCATTTCTATCAACGATTCTCTCTCGATGCCATTATCGTTGAGGGATATAAAAAGAAGTCATATAGCAAATTATTATTATTAAAAAGTAGTGAGGATCGCCATTTAATAAACGAATGTGAAAATATAGAGATAATCGTTTGTTGGGATGAAATAGAAAGCAAGCTTTTAAAAGAAAGCTTAAAAATGCCTGTCTTTCATTTAAATGAAGAGAAAAACTACTTAAAATGGTTAGTTGAACGATTATGTAGGGGTGAAACTTTATGA
- the glp gene encoding gephyrin-like molybdotransferase Glp, translating to MYEERTAIPVSEAIKRVMQFTKKGEKEYIHIDEAEGRYLAEDIIADHNIPPFDRSPLDGFAIRSEDTFSASSTNPVKLKVIETVGAGSVATKKVQPGEVIRVMTGTKLPDDCDAIAQFELTTESEEDGQAFITLKRPFSSGDFVSFEGEETKKGDLLLSAGTKIHAGVVAVLATFGYKDVPVVKKPVIGIYATGTELLELDEPLAPGKIRNSNAYMIQSQVRQAGAECVYFGQLVDDFNQSYVAIREAIEKVDVLITTGGVSVGDFDYLPEIYKKLGATVLFNKIAMRPGSVTTVAEKDGKLLYGLSGNPSACYVGFELYTRPWIKSYLYSNKPHLDWTKGKLGKDFPKPNPFTRFIRGRVSFEDGMITASPVGMDKSQVVTSLAKSDVLIALPGGSRGYEAGDVVDILFLQREGRGQPLEEIKKTRKDSE from the coding sequence GTGTATGAAGAACGTACAGCGATCCCGGTTAGTGAAGCAATTAAAAGGGTCATGCAGTTTACAAAAAAGGGCGAAAAAGAGTATATACATATTGATGAAGCAGAAGGTAGATATTTAGCAGAGGACATTATAGCAGATCATAACATACCTCCATTTGATCGATCACCTTTAGATGGATTTGCTATTAGGAGTGAAGATACTTTTTCTGCCTCCTCTACAAATCCAGTAAAGCTCAAAGTAATTGAAACTGTAGGAGCTGGATCCGTTGCAACGAAAAAGGTCCAGCCTGGAGAAGTGATACGTGTAATGACAGGAACAAAACTACCTGACGATTGTGATGCGATTGCTCAGTTTGAGCTCACAACAGAATCAGAAGAAGATGGACAAGCGTTTATAACTTTGAAGCGTCCATTTTCATCCGGAGACTTTGTTTCCTTTGAAGGAGAAGAAACGAAAAAGGGAGATTTATTACTTTCTGCAGGCACGAAAATCCATGCTGGTGTTGTTGCAGTACTAGCAACATTTGGCTATAAAGATGTACCTGTTGTGAAAAAACCTGTGATAGGCATATATGCAACTGGTACTGAATTATTAGAACTAGATGAACCGTTAGCCCCTGGGAAAATCCGTAATAGTAACGCATATATGATCCAATCGCAAGTTAGACAGGCAGGAGCAGAGTGTGTTTATTTTGGACAACTCGTGGATGATTTTAATCAAAGCTACGTGGCGATCCGTGAAGCAATAGAGAAAGTAGATGTTCTAATTACAACAGGTGGAGTATCGGTTGGTGACTTTGATTACTTACCTGAAATATATAAGAAACTAGGTGCTACTGTATTATTTAATAAAATTGCTATGAGGCCAGGGAGCGTTACGACAGTAGCCGAGAAAGATGGAAAACTATTATATGGATTATCTGGTAACCCTTCTGCTTGTTATGTAGGGTTTGAACTGTATACGAGACCATGGATAAAATCGTATTTATATTCAAATAAGCCACATCTAGATTGGACGAAAGGAAAGCTAGGTAAAGATTTTCCGAAACCAAACCCATTTACCCGGTTTATTCGCGGGAGAGTGTCATTTGAGGATGGTATGATTACTGCTTCTCCAGTAGGAATGGACAAGTCTCAAGTCGTAACTTCATTAGCAAAATCTGACGTACTCATCGCTTTACCAGGTGGCTCTAGGGGCTATGAGGCTGGCGATGTAGTCGACATATTATTTTTACAAAGGGAAGGCAGAGGGCAACCACTTGAAGAAATAAAAAAAACGAGGAAAGATAGTGAATGA
- a CDS encoding SCO family protein translates to MFGNKTNLLLVLLGVFFLQGCSFLYQNSEPVPQSESIIDVSQNEERNWDVVPFSGLTQDGDEWSTEEMEGTYWVAKFVFTRCPTVCMTMTPNMVQLQEALAEEDLDVEIISFTVDPEFDSPEALQDYAEAYNVSLNNWDFITGYSEDDITAFALESFAGTVMPAENDIIHPTRFYVVNDEGRVVRLYDGERDFDVEAYIEDLKVLTN, encoded by the coding sequence ATGTTCGGAAATAAAACTAACTTGTTACTAGTATTATTAGGAGTATTTTTCCTACAAGGCTGTAGCTTTTTATATCAAAATTCAGAGCCAGTACCACAATCAGAATCAATTATAGATGTCTCGCAAAATGAAGAGAGGAACTGGGATGTGGTTCCATTTTCTGGTCTCACTCAAGATGGGGATGAATGGTCTACAGAAGAAATGGAAGGAACGTATTGGGTTGCCAAATTTGTATTTACACGCTGTCCTACAGTATGTATGACAATGACTCCTAATATGGTTCAATTACAAGAAGCTTTAGCCGAAGAAGACTTAGATGTTGAAATTATATCATTTACAGTCGACCCAGAATTTGATTCTCCTGAAGCACTTCAAGATTATGCTGAAGCTTATAACGTAAGCTTAAATAATTGGGACTTCATAACTGGATACAGTGAGGATGACATTACAGCATTTGCACTAGAGTCATTCGCAGGTACTGTCATGCCAGCAGAAAATGATATTATCCACCCAACACGTTTTTACGTTGTAAACGATGAAGGAAGAGTAGTCAGGCTTTACGATGGGGAAAGAGATTTTGATGTGGAAGCTTATATTGAGGACTTAAAAGTACTGACAAATTAA
- the ctaG gene encoding cytochrome c oxidase assembly factor CtaG: MEQFFSTFSARTIWTPELIVVLIVFSTLYFLFTGPLRHHFSDSEPVPTRRKVYFHLGLIAIYFGFGGPLYVAGHMMLSMHMLSMAIVYLIAPPLLLLGLPSWFFSYFTRFKLVRGIFLVLGFPILGLVLFNAMISFYHIPFTFDTLMQNEGWHNVYQLGMLFAAMLMWWHLVPRLTTKYDLSELKKMGYMFASGALFTPACVLIIFAGAPLYAIYTDATAWSVAISYCLPPGTTPPYELFTTGDQRLAILPPLQDQQLGGASMKVIQELVYGVAIGYVFKQWMTRDKETNNKVTYQEYEMVEQPNS, translated from the coding sequence ATGGAACAGTTTTTCTCCACGTTCTCCGCAAGAACGATTTGGACACCTGAACTTATCGTTGTTTTAATTGTATTTAGTACGTTGTACTTTCTTTTTACTGGTCCGTTAAGACACCATTTTTCTGATTCTGAACCTGTACCAACTAGGAGAAAAGTATATTTTCATTTAGGGTTAATAGCAATTTATTTTGGTTTTGGTGGACCGTTATATGTTGCTGGCCATATGATGCTAAGCATGCATATGCTATCAATGGCAATTGTTTACTTAATTGCACCGCCGTTATTGTTATTAGGACTACCATCATGGTTTTTTAGCTATTTTACTCGTTTTAAATTAGTGAGAGGGATATTTCTCGTATTAGGATTCCCAATATTAGGGCTCGTTCTTTTCAATGCGATGATCTCTTTTTACCATATACCGTTTACGTTTGATACATTAATGCAAAACGAAGGATGGCATAACGTATATCAGTTAGGTATGCTGTTTGCTGCGATGCTCATGTGGTGGCATCTAGTTCCGCGCTTAACGACAAAATATGATTTATCAGAGCTCAAAAAAATGGGATATATGTTTGCGAGCGGTGCGCTGTTTACACCGGCTTGTGTGTTAATCATCTTTGCTGGAGCACCGTTGTATGCTATTTACACAGACGCTACTGCTTGGTCGGTAGCGATTAGCTATTGCCTTCCGCCAGGCACTACCCCTCCTTATGAATTATTTACTACAGGAGATCAAAGGTTGGCAATTTTACCACCATTACAGGACCAACAACTTGGTGGAGCATCAATGAAAGTCATTCAAGAGTTAGTCTATGGTGTAGCTATCGGTTACGTATTTAAGCAATGGATGACAAGAGATAAAGAAACAAATAATAAAGTGACTTATCAAGAGTACGAAATGGTTGAGCAACCGAACAGTTAA
- a CDS encoding Cof-type HAD-IIB family hydrolase — translation MKDYLIALDLDGTLLTDNKNISSRNRAAIAKVRQLGHKVVIATGRPYRASKSYYDELLLDSPMVNFNGAFIHHPVYPKSFQPVHTPLEKNVAKTIIQTCEAFQVENIMVEIMDEYYLRYENKGFAEAFTLGQSPVEYGNLQQILQADPTSILIHPKETNHQQLKNLIHDAHAEFIEQRSWGAPWNVIEIVKYGLNKAIGLKRIAQYYNIPQERIIAFGDEDNDLEMIEYAGHGIAMDNAIAELKNISNEQTLTNEEDGVAVYLERFFSL, via the coding sequence ATGAAAGATTATTTAATTGCTCTTGACTTAGATGGCACATTATTAACAGATAATAAAAATATATCATCAAGAAATCGAGCTGCTATAGCCAAGGTACGACAATTAGGGCATAAAGTTGTTATTGCAACAGGAAGACCATATCGCGCAAGTAAATCATACTATGATGAACTATTATTAGACTCACCAATGGTTAATTTTAATGGTGCTTTCATTCATCACCCAGTTTATCCTAAAAGTTTTCAACCAGTTCACACACCATTAGAAAAAAACGTTGCAAAAACAATCATTCAAACATGTGAAGCTTTTCAAGTCGAAAATATTATGGTTGAGATTATGGACGAGTATTATTTACGGTATGAAAATAAAGGGTTTGCAGAAGCATTCACGCTTGGGCAATCCCCAGTTGAGTATGGAAATCTTCAGCAAATACTGCAAGCTGATCCTACTTCCATATTAATTCATCCAAAAGAGACTAATCATCAGCAGCTAAAAAATCTAATCCATGATGCTCATGCTGAATTTATTGAACAAAGATCATGGGGAGCACCGTGGAACGTGATTGAAATTGTCAAATACGGTTTAAATAAAGCGATTGGATTAAAGAGAATTGCTCAATATTATAATATTCCTCAAGAGAGAATCATCGCCTTTGGAGATGAAGATAACGATCTTGAAATGATTGAATATGCTGGACACGGTATTGCAATGGACAATGCCATCGCAGAGCTTAAAAACATTAGTAATGAGCAAACGTTAACAAATGAAGAAGATGGTGTTGCGGTATACTTAGAAAGGTTTTTCTCTCTCTAA
- a CDS encoding DUF3813 domain-containing protein has translation MGNRYFQQARSAVEEANEAIAATHTPEAQEEAKEKIKRAKQALSQAFADSSMAEREQLMALQESLYEFSEEFTNESK, from the coding sequence ATGGGAAACCGCTACTTTCAACAAGCGAGAAGTGCAGTAGAAGAAGCCAATGAGGCGATTGCTGCCACACACACACCTGAAGCTCAAGAAGAAGCGAAGGAAAAGATCAAACGTGCGAAACAAGCACTTTCACAAGCTTTCGCCGACTCTTCAATGGCGGAAAGAGAACAACTAATGGCTTTACAAGAATCGTTGTATGAGTTTTCTGAAGAATTTACAAATGAGTCAAAGTAG
- a CDS encoding GNAT family N-acetyltransferase, with translation MEILKVSKQNYDKSLPLAVAKIMMKQMTAISTPITEEKLLHTVTLALDNASGAELFIANENGEIVGYAFLNSGISLEKGGFYIWLNDLYVVKQHRRKGVARKLLLKVLYWAEQEGYRGIELETGINNIATKKLYNALGFYDIVSKRYGRHI, from the coding sequence ATGGAAATTTTGAAAGTAAGTAAGCAAAATTACGATAAGAGTTTGCCTTTAGCTGTTGCTAAAATAATGATGAAACAAATGACCGCAATAAGTACACCTATTACTGAAGAAAAATTATTACATACAGTTACACTTGCTTTAGATAACGCTTCAGGAGCAGAACTATTTATTGCTAATGAAAACGGTGAAATTGTTGGTTACGCTTTTTTAAACTCAGGGATTAGCCTTGAAAAAGGAGGCTTTTACATTTGGTTAAATGATTTGTACGTAGTAAAACAACATCGCCGTAAAGGAGTAGCACGAAAGCTTTTGCTTAAAGTACTTTATTGGGCTGAGCAAGAAGGTTATAGAGGAATAGAGCTTGAAACAGGCATCAATAACATTGCAACAAAAAAACTGTATAATGCCTTAGGGTTTTATGACATAGTTTCAAAACGATATGGCAGACATATTTGA
- a CDS encoding AzlD domain-containing protein: MSTPFFWMIVGMGIVTYIPRLLPLIMLQTENWPKWSKRMLSRVPYAVLGALIFPGILTVNENFYYGIIGGLIAIALAYLKMPLIIVVAGAISSLAFISYIF, translated from the coding sequence GTGAGTACTCCTTTTTTCTGGATGATTGTTGGAATGGGCATAGTTACTTACATCCCAAGGTTACTTCCACTAATTATGTTACAAACCGAAAATTGGCCAAAGTGGTCAAAAAGAATGCTTTCAAGGGTTCCGTATGCGGTTTTAGGTGCCTTAATTTTCCCCGGAATATTAACAGTAAATGAAAATTTTTATTACGGTATTATCGGCGGTTTAATTGCCATTGCATTAGCTTACTTAAAAATGCCACTAATTATTGTCGTTGCTGGTGCAATTAGTTCATTAGCTTTTATTTCTTATATTTTTTAG
- a CDS encoding AzlC family ABC transporter permease, whose protein sequence is MESISTFNSEASTWRKGMVDGLPIAIGYMPVAITFGLLASTTGLTVLDSLFMSMIVFAGASQYMALTMIALGSGAIEIIMATFIVNFRHLLMSASINEKAEKSPKLLRAIYAFGLTDEVFAVASTKETPVKSNYILCIAFMAYSSWVSFTVVGYYAGEILPSTLQESMAIALYALFIALLVPSIKTGGKTVIMLAILGALFHGIFQFWLSTGWAIMFGTIVAVVVFELIEMSVKKEVVKE, encoded by the coding sequence TTGGAAAGTATCTCAACATTTAACTCAGAGGCCTCCACATGGAGAAAAGGCATGGTGGATGGGTTACCTATCGCGATTGGTTACATGCCAGTTGCCATTACATTTGGTTTACTCGCTAGCACTACGGGACTAACAGTATTAGACTCATTGTTCATGAGTATGATTGTTTTTGCAGGTGCATCACAATATATGGCACTAACGATGATTGCGTTAGGTTCAGGTGCTATTGAAATTATAATGGCGACATTTATTGTAAACTTTCGGCATTTATTGATGAGTGCTTCAATAAATGAAAAAGCAGAAAAATCTCCAAAACTCCTTCGCGCTATCTATGCGTTTGGACTTACTGATGAAGTGTTTGCTGTTGCTTCAACTAAGGAGACACCTGTAAAGTCAAATTATATATTGTGTATAGCATTTATGGCCTATTCTAGCTGGGTAAGCTTTACTGTCGTTGGTTACTATGCAGGTGAGATTTTACCATCGACGCTTCAAGAGAGTATGGCAATTGCCTTATACGCATTATTCATCGCATTACTAGTGCCATCAATAAAAACAGGTGGAAAAACCGTCATCATGTTAGCTATATTAGGTGCATTATTCCATGGTATTTTTCAATTTTGGCTATCAACAGGTTGGGCGATTATGTTTGGAACGATCGTGGCAGTCGTTGTATTCGAGCTAATTGAAATGTCGGTAAAGAAGGAGGTAGTCAAAGAGTGA
- a CDS encoding hemerythrin domain-containing protein produces MTEFHGCLHSGIIKPEVYCEAIQQLLEEHTVLRKEMTNFYYLASQLAYEPKRKDRHELLKNLANQIETFHKNIVAHSIKEGSYLFDVVAKYIGREDGPIEVMEKEHQIVKRHLNQFLKKYPNINGNIPEDIRELTSHIAAVFHTLTDHILKEEEVLFPLAEELLSDAEKNMLEDRFKEIKVY; encoded by the coding sequence ATGACAGAATTCCATGGTTGCCTTCATTCAGGAATTATAAAGCCAGAAGTATACTGTGAAGCAATACAACAGCTATTAGAAGAGCATACCGTATTAAGAAAGGAAATGACTAATTTTTATTATCTTGCTTCGCAATTGGCTTATGAGCCAAAACGGAAAGATAGACATGAGTTATTAAAAAACTTGGCTAATCAAATAGAGACATTCCATAAAAATATAGTCGCTCACTCAATAAAAGAGGGCAGCTATTTGTTTGATGTTGTCGCAAAATATATTGGTAGGGAAGACGGGCCAATAGAAGTGATGGAGAAGGAGCATCAAATAGTGAAGCGCCATCTTAATCAGTTTTTAAAAAAGTACCCTAATATTAACGGTAACATCCCCGAGGATATAAGAGAGCTAACTTCTCACATTGCTGCAGTATTCCACACGTTAACAGATCACATTTTGAAGGAAGAAGAAGTCCTTTTTCCACTGGCGGAAGAATTATTAAGTGATGCTGAAAAAAATATGTTAGAAGATAGATTTAAAGAAATAAAGGTATATTGA
- a CDS encoding NifU N-terminal domain-containing protein, which translates to MSIEVRAEPTPNPNAMKFTATEVLFEGSGSASFKKGDSPDHALAKALLEIDGVDNIFGYQDFVTVNKEADVEWDALLPKIEEAFNKI; encoded by the coding sequence ATGTCAATTGAAGTGAGAGCAGAACCAACACCGAATCCAAATGCAATGAAATTTACAGCAACTGAGGTTTTATTTGAAGGATCAGGGAGTGCTTCATTCAAAAAAGGTGACTCACCAGATCATGCATTAGCTAAAGCTTTGCTTGAAATTGATGGTGTAGATAACATTTTTGGATATCAAGACTTTGTAACTGTAAATAAGGAAGCAGATGTTGAGTGGGATGCACTTCTTCCAAAGATAGAAGAGGCTTTTAATAAAATTTAG